From Andrena cerasifolii isolate SP2316 chromosome 12, iyAndCera1_principal, whole genome shotgun sequence, a single genomic window includes:
- the LOC143375374 gene encoding uncharacterized protein LOC143375374 — MREETVLSLKWHSFPSHLAVSLDTCYEKQQFVDLSLVCKDGTILKCHKMVLANSSTFFRRLLVANDHPHPMIILHDIEADDLKTIINFMYCGEIQVVQSEVKRLLKLAEILEVTGLRHVQTSVMVGESNNASHDTSKSTTTASRVRIEDPKGLPTKTVPEHEPNARPQNKTPSCTSTKLISSTHTQKTASKFPQEATRRVEENNSLTNQRLEAGRSGFNYIDIDMPSTSRGISNPPPQKRKESPDPVVSWPRILSAISKDKSMPLKKLCIMDEVEITAGKPPVITLDTAENQPLDRRKHRNNSESNQSMNCEVYIKDELNILHEVEEDEEEMDPLEVEELENEGSALSRRFSFANLDRTSFNAGALRQYSRRKSNGEYRQHFQRFKNIVPRDMNERSGSGETREKIMEGQKILDDLSVDKRVTEEEFQNFMHRVTEVGKIVKKLASSNVEEQQQAQLLADQMLEQRSGKSFSEHDELTVKTNRTVINKYRDDSNISAEQISQEAFMRSVEKDAKERADSRKINNERADTLKRIGNGAFKEGNYEKAVTYYSKAIEQRKDSSVLWNNRALSYIHLGLYEKALADFEWALKVSDTNLKALLNSAKCYKHLGNQIKCKEYIQLARERNPHFNKFIDGILNVLTTETFLLRSNFSSSVFLFL, encoded by the exons ATGAGGGAAGAAACGGTACTGAGCTTAAAGTGGCACAGTTTCCCGTCCCATTTAGCGGTCTCCCTCGATACGTGCTACGAGAAGCAACAGTTTGTAGATCTCTCGCTAGTATGTAAAGATGGGACGATATTGAAGTGTCACAAGATGGTATTGGCCAACTCGAGCACGTTCTTTCGGCGTTTGCTCGTGGCCAACGACCACCCTCATCCCATGATCATCTTGCACGATATCGAGGCGGACGACCTGAAGACTATCATTAATTTCATGTACTGCGGCGAGATACAAGTGGTACAAAGTGAGGTTAAACGGTTGCTGAAACTCGCCGAAATATTAGAAGTAACCGGGTTGAGGCACGTACAGACCTCGGTTATGGTCGGAGAGTCCAACAACGCGTCTCACGACACCTCGAAAAGTACAACCACGGCGTCTCGCGTGAGAATCGAGGATCCGAAAGGATTACCAACCAAGACTGTACCTGAACACGAACCCAATGCCAGACCACAGAATAAGACGCCCTCTTGCACGTCGACAAAATTGATCTCGTCTACTCATACGCAAAAAACGGCAAGCAAATTCCCACAGGAAGCTACTCGGAGGGTCGAGGAGAATAATAGCTTAACTAATCAACGATTGGAGGCTGGCAGGTCAGGATTCAACTATATAGACATCGACATGCCAAGCACTAGTAGAGGAATTTCGAACCCACCGCCTCAAAAGAGGAAAGAATCGCCTGATCCTGTCGTCAGTTGGCCTCGTATTCTATCAGCTATCTCGAAGGATAAATCTATGCCCTTGAAGAAGTTATGTATTATGGATGAAGTAGAGATTACAGCTGGGAAACCACCTGTTATTACTTTAGACACGGCGGAAAATCAACCCTTGGATAGAAGGAAACATAGAAATAATTCAGAGAGCAACCAATCTATGAACTGCGAGGTTTATATTAAAGACGAGCTAAATATCTTGCACGAGGTagaagaagacgaggaagagATGGATCCCCTTGAAGTCGAAGAGCTTGAAAATGAAGGTTCGGCACTGTCCCGACGGTTTTCCTTTGCCAATCTTGATCGGACATCTTTTAATGCAGGCGCACTTCGGCAATACTCAAGGAGGAAATCCAATGGTGAATA CCGACAACATTTCCAAAGATTTAAAAACAT AGTCCCAAGAGATATGAATGAAAGATCAGGAAGCGGTGAAACGCGCGAGAAGATAATGGAGGGGCAAAAAATATTGGATGATTTATCAGTTGATAAACGAGTAACAGAGGAGGAATTTCAGAACTTCATGCATCGCGTTACAGAAGTGG GGAAGATTGTGAAGAAACTGGCGTCGTCGAATGTCGAGGAGCAGCAGCAAGCTCAACTGTTGGCTGATCAGATGTTAGAACAAAGATCTGGGAAAAGCTTCTCCGAACACGATGAACTGACAGTGAAGACTAATCGCACAGTAATAAACAAATATAGGGACGACAGTAACATCAGCGCGGAGCAAATATCACAAG AGGCATTCATGAGGAGCGTAGAGAAAGATGCGAAGGAGAGAGCGGATAGCCGAAAGATTAATAACGAACGAGCGGACACGTTAAAGAGGATCGGGAATGGGGCATTTAAGGAGGGAAATTATGAAAAAGCTGTAACTTATTATAGCAAAGCAATAGAGCAACGCAAAGACTCGTCTGTGTTATGGAATAACCGGGCTTTGTCGTACATTCATCTTGGACTATACGAAAAAGCCTTAGCCGACTTCGAGTGGGCACTGAAAGTATCTGACACGAATTTGAAAGCTCTTTTAAACAGTGCCAAGTGTTACAAGCATCTTGGAAACCAGATCAAGTGTAAAGAATATATTCAGTTAGCCAGAGAAAGAAATCCACACTTCAACAAATTTATTGACGGTATACTTAATGTTTTAACAACTGAAACATTCCTATTACGATCGAATTTCAGCTCGtctgtgtttctttttttatag